A single region of the Phalacrocorax aristotelis chromosome 17, bGulAri2.1, whole genome shotgun sequence genome encodes:
- the CDK9 gene encoding cyclin-dependent kinase 9: MAKQYDMVECPFCDEVSKYEKLAKIGQGTFGEVFKAKHRQTGKKVALKKVLMENEKEGFPITALREIKILQLLKHENVVNLIEICRTKASPYNRCKGSIYLVFDFCEHDLAGLLSNAHVKFTLSEIKKVMQMLLNGLYYIHRNKILHRDMKAANVLITRDGVLKLADFGLARAFSLAKNSQPNRYTNRVVTLWYRPPELLLGERDYGPPIDLWGGGCIMAEMWTRSPIMQGNTEQHQLTLISQLCGSITPEVWPNVDKYELYQKLDLPKGQKRKVKDRLKAYVKDPYALDLIDKLLVLDPAQRIDSDDALNHDFFWSDPMPSDLKNMLSTHNQSMFEYLAPPRRRGGHMPQQPANQGRNPAATNQTEFDRVF; this comes from the exons ATGGCCAAGCAGTACGACATGGTGGAGTGTCCCTTCTGCGACGAGGTCTCCAAGTACGAGAAGCTCGCCAAGATCGGGCAGGGCACCTTCGG gGAAGTTTTCAAAGCCAAACATCGTCAGACGGGCAAGAAAGTAGCGTTGAAGAAAGTGTTGATGGAAAATGAGAAGGAGGGG ttCCCCATCACAGCCTTGCGAGAGATCAAAATCCTCCAGTTGCTCAAACATGAGAACGTGGTGAACCTCATTGAAATCTGCAGGACCAAAG CCTCTCCATACAACCGCTGCAAGGGCAGTATCTACCTTGTGTTTGACTTCTGCGAGCATGACCTGGCTGGCCTTCTCAGCAATGCCCACGTCAAGTTCACGCTCTCAGAGATCAAGAAAGTTATGCAGATGCTATTGAATGGACTTTACTACATCCACAGGAACAAG ATCTTGCATCGAGACATGAAAGCTGCGAATGTCCTGATCACACGGGATGGAGTCCTGAAGCTTGCGGACTTTGGGCTGGCTCGAGCTTTCAGCCTGGCTAAGAACAGCCAGCCAAACCGCTACACCAACCGGGTGGTGACTCTGTGGTATCGACCACCAGAGCTGCTCCTAG GGGAGCGGGACTACGGTCCGCCCATTGACCTCTGGGGTGGAGGCTGCATCATGGCAGAGATGTGGACCCGCAGCCCCATCATGCAGGGGAACACAGAGCAGCACCAGCTCACCCTCATCAGCCAGCTCTGCGGATCCATCACTCCGGAG gTTTGGCCAAATGTGGATAAATACGAGCTGTACCAGAAGCTGGATCTCCCCAAGGGCCAGAAGCGCAAGGTGAAGGATCGCCTGAAAGCCTACGTTAAAGACCCCTATGCACTCGACCTCATCGAcaagctgctggtgctggatCCTGCCCAGCGGATCGACAGTGATGACGCGTTGAACCATGACTTCTTCTGGTCAGATCCCATGCCCTCGGACCTCAAAAACATGCTGTCCACCCACAACCAGTCCATGTTCGAGTACCTGGCCCCACCACGCAGGAGGGGTGGGCACATGCCCCAGCAGCCAGCTAACCAAGGCAGGAACCCAGCCGCCACCAACCAGACTGAATTCGACAGGGTGTTTTGA